One stretch of Opisthocomus hoazin isolate bOpiHoa1 chromosome 18, bOpiHoa1.hap1, whole genome shotgun sequence DNA includes these proteins:
- the ADNP gene encoding activity-dependent neuroprotector homeobox protein isoform X3, which yields MFQLPVNNLGSLRKARKTVKKILSDIGLEYCKEHIEDFKQFEPNDFYLKNTTWEDVGLWDPSLTKNQDYRTKPFCCSACPFSSKFFSAYKSHFRNVHSEDFENRILLNCPYCTFNADKKTLETHIKIFHAPNANTPSGGISTFKDKSKHDSLKPKQADSVEQAVYYCKKCTYRDPLYEIVRKHIYREHFQHVAAPYVAKGGEKSLNGAVPLSSSAREEGSIHCKRCLFMPKSYEALVQHVIEDHERIGYQVTAMIGHTNVVVPRSKPLMLIAPKPQDKKPMGLPQRMGPLSPGSVRSLSSQQMMNRLTIPKPTLNSAGVNMMSNVHLQQNNYGVKSVPPSYVGQPGGRLNLSGNAPVSIPQQSQTMKQFSTSGNGRPYTLGGEQRSQASARYSLQSANSSSLSSAQLKQTSLSQSQAASRVLGQSGSKSPVAATGPSAVNTSSTQKWKICTICNELFPENVYSVHFEKEHKAEKVPAVANYIMKIHNFTSKCLYCNRYLPTDTLLNHMLIHGLSCPYCRSTFNDVEKMAAHMRMVHVDEEMGPKTDSTLTFDLTLQQGSHTNIHLLVTTYNLRDAPAESVAYHAQNTPPVPPKPQPKIQEKSDVPVKSSPQAAVPYKKDVGKTLCPLCFSILKGPISDALAHHLRERHQVIQTVHPVEKKLTYKCIHCLGVYTSNMTASTITLHLVHCRGVGKTQNGQDKGTSSSRLSQSPAVAPLKRTYEHMEFSLMKKRKMDDDDSPSAFEEKPEEPVVLALDPKGHEDDSYEARKTFLTKYFNKQPYPTRREIEKLAASLWLWKSDIASHFSNKRKKCVRDCEKYKPGVLLGFNMKELNKVKHEMDFDAEWLFENHDEKNSRVNVSKTVDKKINLEKDNESSSDSYENIEEEYNESGSPFGQRVSEIGGKTSSDGIVENPEDSISKKIIEEHTLQSQEKSDQKQEESSKYEEIISAEEPSKLVGDVSDSEGDQDDQDDAVEWKDGASQSESGPGSQQVSDFEDNTSEVKPEVWTDESSQSEDAGSSKPAVERKGGGSESDEEQSKWKNRSYGKVEEFWSKDQSQWKNASEIEESLSDQQMEWQNSTIDSEDGDQFDSVTDGVAEPMHGSLTGVELSSQQA from the exons TGGGACCCATCGCTTACAAAAAATCAG GACTATCGGACAAAGCCCTTTTGCTGCAGTGCATGTCCATTTTCCTCGAAGTTCTTTTCAGCGTACAAAAGCCACTTCCGGAATGTTCATAGTGAAGACTTTGAAAATAGGATTCTCCTTAATTGTCCTTACTGTACTTTCAATGCGGACAAAAAGACTTTGGAAACgcacattaaaatatttcatgctCCAAATGCCAATACACCAAGTGGAGGCATCAGCACTTTTAAAGATAAAAGCAAACATGATAGCCTTAAACCTAAGCAGGCTGACAGTGTAGAACAAGCTGTTTATTACTGTAAGAAGTGCACTTACCGAGATCCTCTGTATGAGATAGTTAGAAAGCACATTTACAGGGAACATTTTCAGCATGTTGCTGCTCCTTACGTAGCGAAGGGAGGTGAAAAGTCACTCAATGGTGCAGTTCCGTTAAGTTCCAGTGCCCGAGAGGAGGGTAGTATTCACTGCAAACGATGCCTTTTTATGCCGAAATCATACGAAGCTTTAGTACAGCATGTTATCGAAGACCACGAACGTATAGGATATCAGGTAACAGCAATGATAGGTCACACTAACGTTGTGGTTCCAAGATCTAAACCCTTGATGCTAATAGCTCCAAAACCACAGGACAAAAAGCCTATGGGACTCCCTCAGAGGATGGGCCCCCTTTCCCCTGGCAGTGTTCGATCACTTTCGTCGCAGCAGATGATGAACAGACTCACTATACCAAAGCCGACATTAAATTCTGCAGGAGTCAATATGATGTCAAATGTTCACCTACAGCAAAACAATTACGGAGTCAAATCGGTACCACCAAGTTATGTTGGTCAGCCAGGGGGAAGGCTAAACTTAAGTGGTAATGCACCAGTTTCTATTCCACAGCAATCACAAACAATGAAACAGTTTTCAACAAGTGGAAATGGAAGGCCTTACACTCTTGGAGGGGAACAGAGATCCCAGGCCTCAGCAAGATACTCTCTTCAGTCTGCCAACTCCTCTTCTCTTTCATCAGCTCAGTTGAAACAGACATCATTGTCTCAGTCACAGGCAGCTTCAAGAGTATTAGGTCAGTCTGGTTCGAAATCTCCTGTAGCTGCTACAGGTCCTTCCGCTGTCAATACGTCGTCCACACAGAAGTGGAAAATCTGTACAATCTGTAATGAGCTGTTTCCTGAAAATGTGTATAGTGTCCACTTTGAAAAGGAGCACAAGGCTGAGAAGGTGCCTGCAGTAGCTAACTATATAATGAAAATACACAATTTCACTAGCAAATGTCTATACTGTAATCGCTATTTACCCACTGATACATTGCTTAATCATATGTTAATACATGGTCTGTCTTGTCCCTATTGCCGTTCAACCTTCAATGATGTTGAAAAGATGGCCGCTCATATGCGAATGGTTCACGTTGATGAAGAAATGGGACCTAAAACTGATTCCACTCTAACCTTTGATTTGACATTGCAGCAGGGCAGTCACACGAATATACATCTTCTTGTAACCACCTACAACCTGAGAGATGCTCCTGCTGAATCTGTAGCTTACCACGCTCAGAATACTCCCCCAGTTCCTCCAAAACCACAGCCGAAAATCCAGGAGAAGTCTGATGTACCTGTAAAAAGTTCTCCACAAGCAGCAGTTCCCTACAAAAAAGATGTGGGGAAAACTCTGTGTCCTCTCTGCTTTTCAATCCTAAAAGGACCTATCTCCGATGCGCTTGCACATCATCTACGGGAGAGGCATCAAGTAATTCAGACAGTTCATCCAGTTGAGAAAAAGCTAACCTACAAATGCATTCATTGCCTTGGTGTATATACTAGTAACATGACTGCCTCAACTATAACGCTGCACCTTGTTCACTGCAGAGGTGTTGGGAAGACTCAGAATGGCCAGGACAAAGGTACTTCGTCATCCCGGCTGAGTCAGTCTCCAGCTGTAGCACCGCTGAAACGTACTTACGAACACATGGAATTCTCGCTaatgaagaagaggaaaatggaTGATGATGACTCCCCCTCTGCCTTTGAGGAGAAGCCTGAAGAACCTGTAGTTCTAGCGTTGGACCCCAAGGGTCATGAAGATGATTCCTATGAAGCCAGGAAAACATTTCttacaaagtattttaataaGCAACCCTATCCCACTAGGAGAGAGATTGAAAAGCTGGCTGCCAGTTTGTGGCTATGGAAATCTGATATTGCATCTCATTTTagtaacaaaaggaagaaatgtgTTAGAGATTGTGAAAAATATAAACCTGGTGTGCTGCTTGGTTTCAATATGAAAGAGTTAAACAAGGTTAAACATGAAATGGATTTTGATGCTGAATGGCTGTTTGAAAACCACGATGAAAAGAATTCCAGAGTCAATGTTAGTAAGACTGttgataaaaaaataaacctggaaAAAGACAATGAAAGTTCCTCAGACAGCTATGAAAATATAGAAGAGGAATACAATGAAAGTGGTAGTCCATTTGGTCAGCGTGTTTCAGAGATTGGTGGGAAAACCTCTTCTGATGGCATAGTGGAGAACCCAGAGGACAGCATATCCAAGAAAATAATTGAAGAACATACATTACAATCTCAAGAGAAGTCTGATCAAAAACAAGAGGAAAGCTCTAAATATGAAGAGATTATTTCTGCTGAAGAACCATCAAAACTGGTGGGTGATGTTTCGGATAGCGAGGGCGATCAGGATGATCAAGATGATGCTGTTGAATGGAAAGACGGAGCTTCACAGTCTGAAAGTGGGCCTGGTTCTCAGCAGGTTTCTGATTTTGAAGATAATACATCGGAAGTAAAACCAGAAGTGTGGACAGATGAATCCTCCCAGAGTGAAGATGCTGGCAGCAGTAAACCGGCTGTTGAGAGAAAAGGGGGTGGATCTGAAAGTGATGAAGAACAGTCAAAGTGGAAGAATCGTTCCTATGGAAAAGTAGAAGAGTTTTGGTCCAAGGACCAGTCACAATGGAAAAATGCATCAGAGATCGAGGAGAGCTTGTCAGATCAGCAGATGGAATGGCAGAATAGCACAATTGACAGTGAGGATGGAGATCAGTTTGACAGTGTGACTGATGGAGTGGCGGAACCAATGCACGGCAGCTTAACTGGTGTCGAGCTGAGTAGTCAGCAAGCCTAA